Proteins from a genomic interval of bacterium Unc6:
- a CDS encoding restriction endonuclease subunit S yields the protein IITHWRPEQIKNFYIPILPKPIQQKIADLICKSHQARSKAKELLEEAKQKVEELIEK from the coding sequence CTATTATTACGCACTGGAGGCCGGAACAAATTAAAAACTTTTATATTCCCATTCTACCAAAACCCATCCAGCAAAAAATTGCTGACCTAATCTGTAAATCCCACCAAGCCCGTTCAAAAGCAAAAGAATTATTAGAAGAAGCCAAACAAAAAGTAGAGGAATTAATTGAGAAATAA